The genomic DNA ggtgggttgactgtacggcccctgaTGGCCCCTGAGTTAAGGTGCCGTTacacgagtaaccatagtttaggtgaccatcgacgtgcggaaaatttttgtgacatcggcctattgcgaatgctcaccgtgtgtttgtgtgacgtggtgcaaaagaagaaattcgaaaaaagtgcccaaaatgtgcctgagttgcactattttagtgtaaacagtgcatctgagcacgaaaaaaggtgttaagaagtgatccgcgcatgaaaaaaaccacaaaattgtgaaaatagttttgcgtcatccagcccatactgggccaagtAATCGCCGGATCTCTGTTTGCAGggatataatttgcccagattctcgccgggtgtggtttttaaggccatcgggtggccaaagaacgttcatccagtgaaaaccgatcgaaaatcggccgtttgtgaccgaaaaaaagtgaaataatatttaatattattcggtgaacaaatttacgaaaattcggttccaggtgaaattgggtgggttgactgtacggcccctgacggCCCCTGAGTTAGGCATCGCTTGTCAAACGGCCTGACAGCTCGGACGGACCGATCGTTAAGGTGCCGTTacacgagtaaccatagtttaggtgaccatcgacgggcggaaaatgtttgtgacatcggcctattgcgaatgctcaccgtgtgtttgtgtgacgtggtgctaaagaagaaattcgaaaagtgcccaaaatgtgcctgagttgcactattttagtgtaaacagtgcatctgagcacgaaaaaaggtgtaaagaagtgatccgcgcatgaaaaaaccacaaaattgtgaaaaaagttttgcgtcatccagcccatactgggccaaggtttcgccggatctctgttttcagcgatataatttgcccagattctcgccgggtgcggtttttaaggccagcgggtggccaaagaacgttcatccagtgaaaaccgatcgaaaatcgcccgttctgtgaccgaaaaaagtgaaataatatttaatattattcggggaacaaatttatgaaaattcggttccgggtgaaattgggtgggttgactgtacggcccctgacggaccgattgttaaggtgccgtcacacgagtaaccatagtttaggtgaccatcgacgtgcagaaaatttttgttttttttgtgacatctgCCAATTGCGAATACTcaccgtgtgcttgtgcgacgtggtgcaaaaacagaaattcgaaaaaagtgcccaaaatgtgcctgagttgcactattttagtgtaaacagtgtatctgagcacgaaaaaaggtgtgacaTCAGTTTGACAGCTAAGCAGAGGAATTTCAAAGTGGCATAACTTCGGCACCCGCCAAGCTATCCCGACGGGAAAGTGTTGCCTGTGGAAGCGGtatcgaaatctttcagggcagggtgaaatatttcactttggaaatatttcacattttgaattttttttttttttttttttttttttttttttttttttttttttcttctcttcaaaaaaaaaccatcttccATGTGCGCGGGCGTCAGGcagagtgcgtcgggctgccatcaaaccctcaagtaggtgcgcgtttgtgaaagcggccctgaaatctttcagggagggtgaaatatttcacttttgaaatatttcaaaatttgaaatttttcaacatttcaaaaatccgttctccatcggttttcttgacgaacctaaaaccgggggtcggtttctgacgcctcgttggcgagagtgcgggcgttaggcatagtgcgtcgggctgccaacaaaccctcaagtaggtgcgcgcaacgttgaaaccaacatgtcggggctgggcggtgatgcccatcccgaagggagctcgggacgagtacttcgcccgagggctcgatcggtgtccctcaaccgggtcgacgcattaaaagtgtctgactcaacaccggtggagccaccacccaccgcaggcatcgtctacttgagtgatgatgaagaagaagaattgaactgcacgatcctcgcgggcccgtcgggattagcagttccaccaatggggaaggtgccattggtagtgctggacaagttgcccagccagagtcaacagcgcgaggagatgacggtaccggccacctcaacaccaaaggctggtaagtgttcttctgctgaaccatctctctcagagatgaacgagagcttgaagctcctggccatgcaggttgctcagctctcaaaggagcttagcctctgccgtaaggagctccaggaaagtttgatgaaaaatgcggcgcttgaacgggagctcgaaacgtacaggatgggcgcccgttcggtcatcgagctgcagcagcaagcagcagcagccccaatgatgacagcccagggagcccacagctctcgcaaccgtcgcggtcgccaaggaccacagcagcaggagcagcggcagcagcagcaacagcatcagcagcgggaacagcagcagcagcagcagcagcagcagcagcagcagcagcagcagcaacaacaacagcagcagcggaaccagcagcgtgaatggcagcagcagcagcagcagcagcagcatcaacagcgagaacagcagcagcagcaacgggtgcagcaacagaatcagcagcaccaacgtcagcagcagcagcagcagcagcagcggcaacagcaacagcagcaggagcagcaagaattatggacgacggtagtgcgccgccgtcaaaatacacagcagcagcagcagtctaaccaaccgcagcaacaacaacagcagactgggcggtatcagccgccgcaaatgaggcagcagctacagcagcaacagcagcaacgacagccacagcgatatgtggtcgcaggctcgtcgcaacagcagcagcagcagcatcaacagcagcagcagaagcgtaagcgtcctaagcccgaactgatagagatctctcctggtcagaacgagactttcgagagcgtctccttgaaaatccgtaaagccgttgacgataatggcacacataaggagttaaaggatttcatcatcatgggccggcgcacagataaggcgttgctacgactgacgcttgctagatccgcaaacgcgaccttaattctccagcagatccgaacgatcatcggcgaggctggaacttgtcgacacgtgacggaaatggcggccttggtagtaaacgacatcgaccccctagccaaggaggaagagcttacagctctccttgaaaacaagatcgagggtggggcaggcatcgtctcaacgagcattaggacaatgccggatggcacccagcgggcacgcgtccgtctgccagccaaggccgccaaagcgctggatggtacgaagcttcgcttgggcttctgcatttccagagtgaagatggctcctccaacacccaaagagcatcttcgctgctaccgatgccttgagcacggccacaacgcccgcgattgtcggtcacctgtagaccgacaaaatgtttgcatccgttgcggacaggaaggtcacaaggctggtacatgcatggaagaaatacgctgcggcaaatgcgatggcccccatgttatcggggaccggacatgcgatcggtcggccacccaatgacgcagctaaaagtcctccaagtgaacctgggtggaggcaggatcgcccaagatctggtcctgcaaaccgcccgacaaatggaagtggacgtgctggttctttcccacacgtatcgaccacccgagaacaacccaagatgggcagttgatgcctccaaaaaggtggcagtcgtggccacaggacgataccctctacaaggacaatggagcagtgatgttccaggccttatagctgccaaggtgggtggcatcaccttcctaagctgctacgcgccacccagcctgtcgcgggaaggatttgcggaattcgttgaagcaattgaattggaagcccaatcccaccctcaggtagtagttgccggagactttaacgcttggcatgaggagtggggaagccaacgcagcaatgagcgtggggaagtactgctcgaggcgtcccagcaattgggcctgctgctgatgaatcgagggaatgtggcaacctttgttggaaacggtgtggcgactgccagcgttgtcgacgtgaccttcgccagctcgtccatagctcagccgagcacttggttggtaagaaacacggacacgcgatctgaccataggtatatcacctattcggtaggcccagcgtcagcagaccagcagcgtaaccaaggacagtcacgtcaacggggccagcgagagcgttttcaacatgcaggcacgcgatttaagacgaaacagttctcgaaagagaatttcctggccacgctacatggcgagggattccgagagaaggcagtcaatcaccagggaatgatctcggcaatgatatcggcctgcgagaaaaccatgcaaaggatgacgtcgtctttccccgaccctcatcgggacgtttactggtggacgccactgattgctctgcttaggcaaaactgcgagcagacgagagatcgcatgcagcagacaagtgatctccagaaccgaagtctggctgcagcccaatacagaacagctaaagctgagctggatagagctatacgtgccagcaaaaaggctgccttccaggaattgatcgatgctgcggaggaaaacgttttcggagccgggtacttagtagtcctctcccgtcttcgcggtggaagggccccacccgagacggagagagcgaggcttgaaagcatcgttacagagcttttcccgcaacatccgcccttcaactggcccagcatcagttccgaggaagaacaggaacagcctgcagaccagcagactccatggacccaagtcacgatcccggaactccgtctgatagctagcaccatgccgaacaaaaaagcgccgggccttgacggaattccgaacgccgctgtcaaggctgcaatccttgcgtacacggacgttttccaggcgttgtaccaaagctgtctggaaacggctacatttccagcaccatggaaacgacagcggttggtactgctccccaagccggggaaaccaccgggtagcaacgggtcataccgacctttgtgcatgctggatgccttagggaaagtgctggagaagctcattctaaacagacttcacaaccacctggaagatcctgctgcggtgaggctgtcagacaggcagcatggcttccggagggggcgatctacaattggcgccattcgaacagtgatcgaggctggtcagagcgcgatgagattccgccgcacgaacgggcgggataacaggttcctgctggtcgtgtcaatggatgtcaagaatgccttcaatacggcaagctggcaggccatcgccactgcactgcagatgaaaggagtacctgctggtctgcaaagaatcgtgaggagctacttcgagaaccgagagttggtcttcgagacatccgacggcccagtaactcggtccatcacggctggtgttccacagggttcgattcttggccccaccctgtggaacaccatgtacgatggagttctggacgtcgcccttccgcaggactgcgagatggtggcgtatgctgacgacttggtgctgctgattccgggcatcgacgtaaatgcagtgaaggctgcagccgaggaggcggtcgccagtgtctctcactggatggctcaacatcatctccagattgcgccggaaaagacggagtgcgtgcttatctccagcacgaagaaccctacgcaggtcaccataagagtaggggacgtggaggtgacatcttcccgcacgatgcgttaccttggggtgacccttcacgatcacctatcgtggctgccccatgtccgagaggtaaccactcgggcaaggaagatagcagatgccgttacccgcctcttgcgcaaccacagtggaccaaagaccagcaaagcgcgactgttggcctcggtcgcagagtcggtcatccgatatgctgcgcccatctggcatggcgaggtgacgaagagagagtgtcgtcgacttttggagagggttcagcgagtctcagcacggagggtggcacgcaccttccgtaccgtaaggtatgagaccgccaccctcctcgccgggctgacccccatctgtctcttgatagaggaggatgcgcgagtgttcgagcgtgttaatgatccgggtcggtcgataacgaaggcagccatccggttggaggagaggcagcgcaccatcacgatgtggcagagccaatgggacgccgaggccgacacctccagatacacccggtggacgcatcggataatccgcgacatcagcgcttggcaaggccggagacacggggagatgaccttccacttggcccaggtgctctctggacatgggttcttcagagagtacctggccatcaacggctttacggaatcccctgactgtcgcagctgtgcgggtgttccggaaaatgcccatcacgccatcttcgaatgccccaggtttgctcgagtgaggatggagtactttggtgaactggggccgaatccggtcacgccggacagtcttcaggacttccttatgggcagccaagacaactggagcagcttctgtgaggcggcacgtcgaataacaacaacgctgcagcgtgactgggacacggaacgagaacagcgggctgcttccaatcgtgaggaagctgaaatacaacagcagctacagcgagaggaagacgaacgccgcactgaagaacggcggcagctccacaatgaggcaaatcgtgcctaccgccagcgcaataggagaagtcaacctactccaccagctccaccaccaacacccagggaggccgctcgcctcgaagatgggcgacggagagtggcccgctggcgggaaagacaacgaatgattcggaacggtggaatccaaatgctacgagcgctgttcggccatgatgcctggtcgagcgaaagtgacgatgaacccgatgacgtcgagcgaggcggacttgatgctgcccagcaggcagcagcagccgaagccgaaagagcggcacgctaaagctaactttagtaaaaagaacaacgaaagtgtaaaaaaaaaagaaaggtgcttcggtacagatatagggctccccttaagggaatgaattcagaagaacagtttggaaaatagaatttcaactaaaataaacggaaaggtgcgaacgcacggctaaaaagttaggctccctatgagcatcacgtccacccttaaatcccttcgcagggcataaggggcggattatgagagggctgggttttcttttcgatgtaacatacgatcaataaaaatccactcgatataacaaaaaaaagccagttatccctgtggtaacttttctgacacctcttgctaaaaactcgttataaccaaaaggatcgtaaggccaagctttcgctgtcccgaagtgtactgaacgttgggatcaagccagcttttgtccttatgctcagcgtgtggtttctgtccacactgagctgacctttggacacctccgttatcgttttggagatgtaccgccccagtcaaactccgcacctggcactgtccatgacgtggaccgaaaggacctgtccaggagtcttcgagccgggcggcgcgcggaaccgggggcaaacgtgacatcataaacgatcgaccgcgcagaagcagtgcaccacgaatgcaccgacgtacgcaagcttgtacccttgcgggccacggctcacggtcggacaagcgggtaacacgctacacacgacgatgctacgatgcagtctccccggcggcaccacccagcgacacactggacgctgagcgagaaacacggcgcattgggcgcgcgcaggcgaaccgccgccacagccccccggaggaggtgcgcgcacgatccggacctggggcccgcgcttgttccacccaatcatgtaagtaaggcaacagtaagagtggtggtatctcagaggcgagctccacgaggaagccctcccacctatgctgcacctcctatatcgccttacaatgccagactagagtcaagctcaacagggtcttctttccccgctagtgcatccaagcccgttcccttggctgtggtttcgctagatagtagatagggacagagggaatctcgttaatccattcatgcgcgtcactaattagatgacgaggcatttggctaccttaagagagtcatagttactcccgccgtttacccgcgcttgcttgaatttcttcacgttgacattcagagcactgggcagaaatcacattgtgtcaacacccacccggggccatcacaatgctttgttttaattagacagtcggattccctcagccgtgccagttctgaattggctgtttgctgtgcgaccgcgggcacgggccagcctaccttgcggcaggtggagcaccggtcccggctggtcgcacccagccttcagagccaatccttgtcccgaagttatggatccagtttgccgacttcccttacctacattgatctatcgactagagactctgcaccttggagacctgctgcggattcggtacaatctgttgagagtgtgcgttattaccatataaagtgtgccccagtcttcgattttcacggtccaagaagagtgcatcgacacggcagttgcggcggccgtgctctaccagaccggtccaaccatatctctctgtgagtgacttccatggtcggtgtggctgtaaaacagaaaagaaaactcttccgatgcctctcattggcttctcgaagaaaaggattcatgttgccatgaagctacacactaaccgttcgggtgcggacgagctaaaccctactaggctggcgcaaacgggtactcaacaggctccggaatggtaaccggattccctttcgccgactgatgggttacgactggattcccatgcggcttaggattggctaactcgtgttcaactgctgttgacacgaaacccttctccacttcagtcatccaagagctcgttcgaatatttgctactaccaccaagatctgtgccagtggcggctccatgccggcttgcgccaaacacttcgacgcgcaccaccgtaccctcctactcactggggtctcatcgcagggtggttaagcccccgatgcgccataccgccagcggcaatgtataggcaaacgacttgagcgccatccattttaagggctaattgcttcggcaggtgagttgttacacactccttagcggatgacgacttccatgtccaccgtcctgctgtctttagcaatcaacacctttcatggtatctagggtgcgtcgtttatttgggcgccgtaacattgcgtttggttcatcccacagcaccagttctgcttaccaaaacttggcccactaggcacaccgatatctagccgggatcgccaccacttaaggggcaccccgtccgatcgtcggttgtagaaagggtggcgatcagtaaagaatgccacccagtaccgtacccatttatagtttgagaataggttaagatcatttcgaacctaaggcctctaatcattcgctttaccagataagaataaggttcgaaacgctacgtgcaccagctatcctgagggaaacttcggagggaaccagctactagatggttcgattggtctttcgcccctatgcccaactctgacaatcgatttgcacgtcagaattgcttcggtcctccatcagggtttcccctgacttcaacctgatcaggcatagttcaccatctttcgggtcgcatcctgcgcactccggggatgcccgctgggtgtgcaagcacacgccgtatcgggacaccctgggatggaggggtccgacgaaggcttgcgccagtgccgaacccgtaatcccgcaactcgagttgtcttcgcctttgggtgtatcgaaccgggacacacgcggacgtggccaccgacccattggcttgcgcgcaagatagacttcttggtccgtgtttcaagacgggtcccggaggtgcctcaatgcatgatgcatcatcgccgaacgaaggattcgcgcgcctttcggagaagacagcggtactacccctctcgttagaatccatcacccttccagcagcacaccagagctcggtcggacccattcgccttccagaaggactgcgcggagatccccggtcagtgtagagcagctaccctacccttacagagggaccgtccaccacgagctaggggcagtgtatgccggagcgttagcacgaggccaaccgctgttgtaatggatcgcgatgtccgttactgcggatcgataagtgcacggcaaatgctagtttaccgctgaatatcgccgcccggatcattgagttcaacgggtttgtacccctaggcagtttcacgtactatttgactctctattcagagtgcttttcaactttccctcacggtacttgttcgctatcggactcatggtggtatttagctttagaaggagtttacctcccacttagtgctgcactatcaagcaacacgactccatggagccgaccgtctatcacctcacctcatgcctttccacgggcctatcaccctctatgggagaatgggccaccttcaagttgaacttgaagtgcacagtgcgtgatagataacggaccggtccagtacacggaatcggacaggcacgtttccatgccgtccctacgtgctgagctcttcccgtttcgctcgcagctactcagggaatcccggttggtttctcttcctccccttattaatatgcttaaatttagggggtagtcacacatcacttgaggcctacgtggtataaccgagacgtaagtattacagctacgcccgtgccgtgggttgatgcttgtatatgtagggctaacttagcgtggtagcgcaacgccgtgtatgggccacatgagttacagcgacttagcttttcgaatccctagacgagccgactttagcctggagagtagactgccggtggccatcgggaacgacgtagcattagttcgaaccatgcggcttgacacacaccacaagccctacgcatcaaacaccaccaacacgaaacgcatccaacatacgctcgagagtgtccactttcaacgcccgaggacccgcagacggggaccaagcacgtcattatgcacagcgaccgcccagtgcgtcggatgacccgggcaccttcgcggacggccactgtagttaactaaatgagactttggtaattagtaggcactcaagaatgtgtgcatcggtcgggattaaacgtccgatgcgccatatgcgttcaacttatcaatgttcatgtgtcctgcagttcacattatgacgcgcatttagctgcggtcttcatcgatccatgagccgagtgatcccctgcctagggtttaaagagtgcctttcggcgccgagtggcgtaaccgcgttcaaagtttggtatgcaacacactcgacctgcaacaatgggttactcaaacttgtacaagtacaagtgttgtctcttacgagacgtcttgatatgctctctacaaaagcgtacgctaatgcaggtacaaattaatgtacgtcccagatagtgacgatctctgggaggaagaaccgtaaggaactccccacacatatcaaaactacggtttgggagtgcatgtcggcgccgagtgcaagttaccgcgttcaaattttggtatgcagcgcactcgacctccaacataacacttcaaccttgttattactcattcaaaaaccacgttaatgatccttccgcaggttcacctacggaaaccttgttacgacttttacttcctctaaatcatcaagttcggtcaacttcggccgtgccaactgcaactcacgaaggaatcgcggaaggtgtgcctccagagacctcactaaataatccatcggtagtagcgacgggcggtgtgtacaaagggcagggacgtaatcagcgctagctaatgactagcacttactagaaattccaggttcatggggaccattgcagtccccaatccctactaaatgagcatttgggtgatttcccgttcctctcggaatgggggcgccataaggcgagaacacgctgctgctcacattgtagcacgcgtgcagcccagaacatctaagggcatcacggacctgttatcgctcaatctcatcttgctaaacacaagttgtcccgctaagcagggcaaactaagtgacgggcacccgtgaggacacccgccactcctaacgtcaggtgcgcccggaggcacactactgacagcgttctagttagcttgactgagtcgcgttcgttatcggaattaaccagacaaatcattccacgaactaagaacggccatgcaccactacccttaagtttgagaaagagctatcaatctgtcttacctcaataagttcggacctggtaagttttcccgtgttgagtcaaattaagccgcaagctccacttcttgtggtgcccttccgtcaattcctttaagtttcaactttgcaaccatacttcccccggaacccgattttggtttcccggaagctactgagagcaccgaaggtaggtagcgtctcccaattgctaattggcatcgtttacggttagaactagggcggtatctaatcgccttcgatcctctaactttcgtt from Anopheles gambiae chromosome X unlocalized genomic scaffold, idAnoGambNW_F1_1 X_unloc_39, whole genome shotgun sequence includes the following:
- the LOC133394704 gene encoding negative elongation factor A-like gives rise to the protein MSGLGGDAHPEGSSGRVLRPRARSVSLNRVDALKVSDSTPVEPPPTAGIVYLSDDEEEELNCTILAGPSGLAVPPMGKVPLVVLDKLPSQSQQREEMTVPATSTPKAGKCSSAEPSLSEMNESLKLLAMQVAQLSKELSLCRKELQESLMKNAALERELETYRMGARSVIELQQQAAAAPMMTAQGAHSSRNRRGRQGPQQQEQRQQQQQHQQREQQQQQQQQQQQQQQQQQQQQQRNQQREWQQQQQQQQHQQREQQQQQRVQQQNQQHQRQQQQQQQQRQQQQQQEQQELWTTVVRRRQNTQQQQQSNQPQQQQQQTGRYQPPQMRQQLQQQQQQRQPQRYVVAGSSQQQQQQHQQQQQKRKRPKPELIEISPGQNETFESVSLKIRKAVDDNGTHKELKDFIIMGRRTDKALLRLTLARSANATLILQQIRTIIGEAGTCRHVTEMAALVVNDIDPLAKEEELTALLENKIEGGAGIVSTSIRTMPDGTQRARVRLPAKAAKALDGTKLRLGFCISRVKMAPPTPKEHLRCYRCLEHGHNARDCRSPVDRQNVCIRCGQEGHKAGTCMEEIRCGKCDGPHVIGDRTCDRSATQ